In a genomic window of Cydia fagiglandana chromosome 8, ilCydFagi1.1, whole genome shotgun sequence:
- the LOC134666832 gene encoding uncharacterized G-patch domain protein DDB_G0278987-like produces the protein MNKTIVILLAVLAVVAFADARATCKGSSHHSRCDDDEQKNKCDDSSSSSSSSSSSSSSSSSSEEDDKRCKSGHGKKDDSSSSSSSSSSSSSSSSEEDSKNNEVDCDDSNEKSHHHKKSRHMRRCGKN, from the exons ATGAATAAAACTATTGTTATATTATTGGCCGTTCTGGCTGTAGTCGCCTTTGCTGACGCTAGAGCAACATGCAA aGGCAGCAGTCACCATTCGCGATGCGATGATGACGAACAG AAAAACAAATGCGACGACTCGTCTTCTTCCTCCTCGTCCTCCTCTTCCTCCTCATCGTCGTCGTCCTCCTCTGAAGAAGATGACAAGAGATGCAAAAGC GGGCACGGCAAGAAGGATGACTCATCCTCATCCTCATCCTCATCTTCATCTTCGTCTTCGTCGTCGTCCGAGGAAGACAGCAAGAACAACGAAGTGGATTGCGACGATTCCAACGAAAAGAGCCATCAC CACAAGAAGTCGAGACACATGAGGCGATGTGGAAAGAACTAG
- the LOC134666671 gene encoding growth-blocking peptide, long form-like: MKLPIAFVCCFISTILYTVDGGLVKDFFGKVKDTAEVIHKDVHSIWRPGSGNVDKNNKEETVTTPATPSAAKDGHDEKDEKKEGEQNIDEKPKDTKASEITPSSSTMETKEHETKEDKHEETTTAASETTTKKDERANFSGACQANYRRTADGRCMLVGA; this comes from the coding sequence ATGAAGCTTCCTATAGCCTTTGTATGCTGTTTTATATCCACAATACTTTATACAGTGGATGGTGGACTGgtcaaagatttttttggaaagGTTAAAGATACAGCAGAAGTAATCCATAAAGATGTACATAGTATCTGGAGACCTGGAAGTGGTAACGTCGACAAGAACAACAAAGAGGAAACAGTGACTACTCCGGCTACTCCTAGTGCGGCCAAGGATGGTCATGACGAAAAAGACGAAAAGAAAGAAGGAGAACAAAATATAGATGAAAAGCCAAAAGATACGAAAGCATCTGAAATAACTCCATCTTCTTCAACCATGGAGACAAAAGAACACGAAACAAAGGAGGATAAACACGAAGAAACAACAACGGCAGCATCTGAGACCACAACTAAAAAAGACGAAAGAGCGAATTTCTCAGGAGCGTGCCAGGCTAATTACAGACGTACCGCTGACGGCCGATGCATGCTTGTTGGTGCTTGA
- the LOC134666796 gene encoding uncharacterized protein LOC134666796 isoform X2 — protein sequence MVHHQIAKDHRIHQAIEDTITTEDVVHLPHMGHLTDKDHHKNMGHLACGNKGRHVDVDPLKGKDLHVDTGHLTNKDPLVETNNLMKIDRLLVDIHQLANNLMKMGHHLVGMQLANAGHLTGTQHLQVVMNRKVGNL from the coding sequence ATGGTCCACCATCAAATCGCAAAAGATCACCGGATCCACCAAGCAATCGAGGATACAATAACAACAGAGGACGTGGTCCACCTACCGCATATGGGCCACCTGACAGACAAGGATCACCACAAGAATATGGGCCACCTGGCTTGCGGGAACAAGGGCCGCCACGTGGACGTGGACCCCCTGAAGGGCAAGGACCTCCACGTGGACACGGGCCACCTAACAAACAAGGACCCCCTGGTAGAAACAAACAACCTAATGAAAATAGACCGCCTCCTGGTGGATATCCACCAACTAGCGAACAACCTGATGAAAATGGGCCACCACCTGGTGGGCATGCAGCTAGCGAACGCGGGACACCTGACGGGAACACAACACCTTCAGGTGGTCATGAACCGAAAGGTGGGCAACCTTTGA
- the LOC134666796 gene encoding basic proline-rich protein-like isoform X1 has translation MLSQCVLMFAVLVSLAFSASHHGHFEEQVTVTELLSLQDYRFTDVNKRSHRGDVPSGPERSFPNDGESPPSNRKRSPDPQSNRGPYDHRGHGPPSAYGPPERQGSPQGYGPPDLRGPPDGQGPPRGRGPFDWQGPPHGHGPPNEQGPPGRYKQPYENGPPPGGHVPPSDRGPPNGNSSPSGGHVPPSHHGPPPPQHHGPPPQPHHGPPPPPHHGPPSPPHHGPPPRSHDGPSPYYGPPPPPNHGPPSDDRKPPSPQSYNNYDSDHDNEAYRQPYGHSPPHDTYELAPQNRGPPLNGQGQPSANGQPGGHGPHGNNGVQPGITPSISSAQNTENEQILQNLKLIFRDGFYNTAPNNQTKNDTTDGKMTEVLRTEKPIRKGGQTLTNIDANTSDSVTITQSPHYLKSFQVVPVTPES, from the coding sequence AACAAGTAACAGTAACTGAGCTCCTAAGTCTTCAAGATTACCGCTTTACTGATGTAAATAAGCGATCTCATCGAGGTGATGTACCTTCAGGACCCGAAAGAAGTTTTCCAAATGATGGAGAATCACCACCATCAAATCGCAAAAGATCACCGGATCCACAAAGCAATCGAGGACCATACGATCACAGAGGACATGGTCCACCTAGCGCATATGGGCCACCTGAAAGACAAGGATCACCACAAGGGTATGGGCCACCTGATTTACGGGGACCCCCTGATGGACAAGGACCGCCACGTGGCCGTGGACCCTTTGATTGGCAAGGACCTCCACATGGACACGGCCCACCTAACGAACAAGGACCCCCTGGTAGATACAAACAACCTTATGAAAATGGACCACCTCCTGGTGGGCATGTACCACCTAGCGACCGCGGGCCACCTAACGGGAACTCATCACCTTCAGGTGGTCACGTACCTCCATCGCACCATGGTCCACCGCCTCCACAGCACCATGGTCCACCGCCTCAACCGCACCATGGGCCTCCACCTCCACCGCACCATGGGCCTCCATCCCCACCGCACCATGGACCACCGCCTCGATCGCACGATGGGCCTTCGCCATACTATGGACCTCCACCACCGCCCAACCATGGTCCACCATCTGATGACCGGAAACCTCCATCTCCGCAGTCTTATAACAATTATGACTCTGACCATGACAACGAAGCCTATCGCCAACCTTATGGTCATAGTCCACCTCATGACACTTATGAACTTGCACCCCAAAATCGTGGACCTCCGCTGAATGGCCAAGGACAACCTAGTGCAAACGGACAACCCGGTGGACATGGGCCACATGGTAATAACGGGGTGCAACCCGGTATTACGCCAAGTATCTCATCCGCCCAGAATACTGAAAATGAACAGATCCTTCAAAACCTTAAACTAATTTTCAGGGATGGGTTTTATAATACTGCACCGAATAATCAGACTAAAAATGACACAACAGATGGCAAAATGACTGAAGTATTAAGGACAGAGAAGCCTATACGCAAAGGAGGACAAACGCTTACTAATATCGATGCAAATACAAGTGATTCAGTAACTATCACTCAATCGCCTCATTATTTAAAATCTTTCCAAGTAGTACCTGTGACACCAGAAAGTTAG